In the genome of Anaerolineaceae bacterium oral taxon 439, the window TCTGCGCTTTAGAAATATGGACCGATAATCCGACGCGGCAGGCGGCGCTCTTCCGCCGGCTCAAAAAACGCTACGCCGAGCTGACGTTCTACAACACCGATCTCCCTGTCCAGATTCATCACGCCGCCCGATACGGAACGTTCCCGCTGGCGTACTGCGAGCTGCGTTATGAAAAGGAAAGCCGGACGCTGGAAACGATCCGTATCCTGAATTCGCGCTGGGACGTCGCGCCGGTCCTGCCGCCCCTACGCGTCATGACGATCGAACCCGACCGTAACCCGGCGCAGGAAGCGCCGCGCTTTCTTCGGATCGAAACGGCCGGAACCCGTCCGCAGCGCGTCAGGCTCGCCGAGCGGAAAAAAATTATTCCAGCGCTGAATCAGGCCATCGCCGCGCAGGATCCCGACCTGATCCTGACGCAAAATGGCGACGACTGGCTGTTTCCCTTCCTGCTCGACGTAGAAAACGAGCGTGCGGACGCCGCGCCGGCGGAAAAGCTCGTGATCAGCCGCGATCCCGAACGCGGGGTCCAGAAAAAAAAAGAAACCAGCTATTTCTCCTATGGGCAGGTTATTTACCGCAGCTGTGAAGCGCATCTTTTTGGACGCTGCCATATCGATACGCAAAACACACTTCTCTGGAAAGATTACGGGCTGGACGGGACGATCGAAACCGCCCGCGTAACCGTGCTCCCGATCGAACAGGCCGCCCGCGCTTCGTCGGGTTCCGGAATCTCCGCGATGCAGATGCTGACCGCGCTCGAACGCGGGATCCTTGTCCCGGAGCAGAAGCAGCAGGTCGAAACGATTAAAACCGGCCCCGAGCTCATCCGTTCCGACCGCGGCGGGCTCATCTATCAGCCGGTCACCGGCTTTCATACCAACGTCGCGCAGCTCGATTTCACCTCGATGTACCCCGCGATTATTATCAACAGCAATATCTCGCCGGAGATTCCGCTCCCGGACGGACTGGAAGCGGCGTCGCCGGAACTGGGCGTCGTCCCTGCGACGCTGAAACCGCTGTATGAAAAACGCGTTGAACTGAAACATAAGCTCCTGACGATCCCCGATAAACACGGAGCGCTCTGGAAAAGTTACGCCGCCCGGGCTTCCGCGCTGAAATGGCTGCTGGTCGTCTGCTTTGGGTTTCTCGGCTATAAAAACGCGCGGTTCGGACGGATCGAAGCGCACGAAGCGGTAACGGCCGGCGGGCGCGAGGTCCTGATGCGCGCGAAGCAGGTCTGCGAATCGATGGGTTTCCGCGTGCTGCATATGTACGTAGACGCGCTTTGGATCGCGAAGCCCGGCTGCCGAACGGTCGCGGATTTCGACGACGTCCTCGCCGAAATCTCCCGCCAGACGCGGTTGCTGATCTCGTTGGACGGGATTTATCGATGGGTCGCGTTCCTGCCGTCGCGCGCGAACGACCGCGTTCCCGTTCCGAATCGATATTTTGGCTGTTTTCAGGACGGGAGCCTGAAAATCCGCGGGCTGGAACTCCGCCGGCATGACAGCCCGCCCTGGGTCGCCGGCGTCCAGAAACAGATCCTGAACGTTCTCGCCTCCGCCTGGGACGTTCGGCAGATTTCCGACCTGCTCCCGAAAGCTTTCCGGATTTTCGTCGACGCGCTGAATTGCCTGAACGAAGGGAACGTCGCGATCGAGGAATTGATCCTGACGATTCGGATCAGCCGCGAGCCCGAAGCGTATAAATCGCCGACCGCCGCCGTCCGCGCCGCGATGCAGCTTCAGGAACGAACCGGGAAACGCACGGCGCCGGGGCAAAAGGTGCGGTTCCTGTTCGTTGAAAGCGAATCCGGCGTTTATAACTGGGATCAGCCGATCGAGCAATATCCGCCCGAACCGATCGACCGTCCGAAATACCGCGAGCTGCTAGCCCGCGCGGTCGGCTCGGTTCTTTGGCCATTCGGCATTAAAGCGAAAGATCTCAGCGACTACGCAAATAATTCATTGCAGCTGCGCTTCGAGGGTGTGTAAACTTCGCGGCAGCAGCGCTTACCCGCATACCTACATTAAAGAAAAACCGTGTCTTCTACAGACTGGAAGACACGGCCTTGTCGTTTCGGGTCCCGGCGAAAGCTTATTCGGGAATCTGCGTAAACGTTGGGACCGGCGTCGGCGTCGGCGTTACCAGATTCACCGGAATCAGCAGGACCTGACCGGCGCGCAGCACGGCGTTCTCGTCCTCAAGCTTATTCAATTGGATAACTTCTTCGAACGTTGAGTTAAAGTTCGAGACAATTTCCCGCAGCGAATCATTCAGCTTAACTTCATACTCGATCTGCTGTCCGGCGCTGTACTGGCTCAACGCGATCGGCGTCTCCGTCGGAAGCTCGGTATCCGGTCCCGGAATAATAATCTCCTGCCCCGGAGACACGGAACAATTCAGCATCGTAAATCCGTTGATCGCCAGGAAAACGTCCATCGGGACCTTGAATTTTTCGGTCGCGATATACCAGCAATTATCGCCCTCTTCAACCGTGTACATCTGCGGACCTTCCGGCGTCGGCGTCATCGTTACCGTCGGCGTCATCGTCTCCGTCGGCGTAATCGTCGGCGTCGAGGTCGGAACGGTCGGCGTCATCGTCGGCGTTTCCGTCGGCGTCGGCGTCGGGGACGCGAACAAATCAGAGATCATCCGAATCGGATTAAAACTGAACCCGCTCCCGGGCGTCGCTTCCGCGCTTATCCCCGTCTCCGGGTTCACGGAAGAATTTCCGCCCATGAACCAGAAGTAAATCAACAATACGCCGCTGGCAAAAATAATCCCCGCCAGACCCCAGATAATAAAAGGCAGAAGTTTTCGTTTCTTCTTATACGACTTGATTACATATTGTGGGTTGTTTCGTCTCGCCATGTCCGCGTCCTTTCGTTCAATCGGGGCCCCCGATTCGCTTTCTCTTCGTATATTTTACACAATTGCAGGCAGTTTGCCAACCGGTCAGCGCGCGTTCGCCTTCATCAGCTCGCGTGTCTTCCGAAGCGTCTCGCGCAAATACTGCCCTGTATACGATCTTTCGACAGCCGCGACTTCGTCGGGCGTTCCGGTCGCGACAACCTCTCCGCCGCGAACCCCGCCCTCGGGGCCCAGATCGATAATGTAATCCGCGACTTTAATAATATCCAGGTTGTGCTCGATGATCAAAACGGAATTCCCTGCGTCGACCAGCTGATCCAGCACGTCGACCAGCCGGTGTACGTCGGCGGCATGCAGCCCGACCGACGGCTCGTCAAGAACATACAGCGTCCGTCCGGTCGCCCGCTTCGACAGCTCTTTCGCTAATTTGACCCGCTGCGCCTCGCCGCCGGAGAGCGTCGTTCCGGCCTGACCGATCCGGATATAGCCCAGTCCAACCTCCTGAAGAACGCGGAGTTTATTCCTGATCGGTTCGAAAGCGTCAAAAAATTCAATCCCCTCGTCGATCGTCATATCCAAAACGTCAGCGATATTTTTCCCTTTATATTTGACCTGAAGCGTTTCATTATTAAACCGCTTCCCATGACAAACGTCGCATTCAACGAAAATATCCGGCAGGAAATGCATCTCGATCTTGGTCACGCCCTGCCCTTCGCAGGCCTCGCACCGTCCGCCATGAACATTGAACGAAAACCGCCCCGCCGAATACCCGCGCAGATTACTTTCCGGCAGCCCGGCAAACAGCTTCCGGATTTCGTCGAAAACGCCGGTATACGTCCCGGGGTTCGATCGCGGCGTCCGTCCGATCGGAGATTGATCGATGTCGATAACCTTATCAAGATAGGAAATCCCTTCGATCTTCTTAAATTTACCCGGCGTCGTTTTCGCATGGTTCAAATCGCGCGCCAGAACGTTATATAAAATATCGTTCATCAGCGTCGACTTTCCGCTTCCCGACGATCCGGTAATACAGACCAGCTTTCCCAGCGGAATTTCGACGTCGATGTTTTTGAGGTTGTTTTCCGCCGCTCCAATGATCCAAAGCGATTTCCCATGTCCTTCGCGGAGACGCGCCGGAACGGGAACGACCTTCCGCCCGGTAATATAATCGGCGGTCAACGAATCCTCATGCGCCAAAATTGACGTCAGCGGCCCCGAGGCGACGACATTTCCGCCGTTGACGCCCGCGCCCGGGCCGATATCGACGATCCAATCCGCCGCTTCGATCGTATCGGCGTCATGCTCCACGACCAGAACGGTATTGCCCTGGTCGCGAAGCTGTTTCAGCGTCATCAGCAATTTATCGTTATCGCGCGGATGGAGCCCGATCGACGGCTCGTCCAGGACGTACAGGACGCCCATCAGCCGCGAACCGATCTGCGTCGCCAGCCGGATCCGCTGCGCCTCGCCGCCGGAAAGCGTCCCCGCGGATCGGTCCAGCGTCAGGTAATCAAGCCCGACGTTGACAAGAAACTCGAGCCGGTTATGAATCTCTTTAAAAATCTTATCCGCGATCTGATGTTCCCTGTCGGAGAACATTTCATGATCCTTCTCGATCTCGGAAATCCAGCGGTACGATTCGGCGACGTTCTGTTCCGTGACTTCGATGATATTCGTATTCTTAACCGTGACCGCTAACGACGAAGGGCAGAGCCGTTTCCCACCGCAATGCGGACAGGGCCTGACCGCCATGAAATCGGCAATCCGCGTCCGGATCCATTCAGAATTCGTCTCGCGGAAACGCCGCTCCAGGTTGGGGATAACGCCTTCGAACGGCGCTTCGATCGAAGAAACGCGGTTGTTTCTCCCTGAAAACTGCATTTTTATTTTCCGCGCCTTCGAGCCGAAAAGGATGACGTTCTGCTGTTCCTTTGTCAGCTTACCGAACGGCGTCGTCAGGTCGAATGCGTACGCCGCCGCGACCGCTTGCAGCTCCTGCCAGGTGTACGACATGTCGCCGTTCGACCCCGCGTGCCATTCAAGAACACGGATCGCCCCGTCCTGAAGCGAAAGACTGCGATCCGGAACGATTAAATCCGGATCGATTTCCTGCTTGAATCCCAACCCCTGGCATTCGGGACACGCGCCGTTCGGCGTATTAAACGAAAACGAACTCGGTTCAATCTCCGGGATCGAAATCCCATGGACCGGGCAGGCTAAAAATTCGGAGAACGCGTGGTCGACGGGAGGCTCCTGCGTCAGGTCGCAGACCGTCATATAGCCTTCCCCAACCTTCAGCGCGGTTTCAACCGAATCCGCCAGCCGCGTTCGGTTCTGCGCCGCTTCCTCGTCGGACTCAGCCGCGCGGATAACGATCCGATCGACGACGGCTTCGATCGTATGCTTTTTATAGCGATCGAGCGTGATTTCTTCGTCGAGCGAATAAATCGTCCCGTCGATCCGGACGCGGACGAAACCACCTTTGCGAATCTCGTCTAAGACGACCTGATACGTTCCCTTCCGCGCGCGAACGACCGGCGCGAGAATCAGGAGACGCGTCCCGTTCGGGAATTTTTCAATCTGCGCGATGATCTCGTCGGAAGTCTGCTTGAAAACCTCC includes:
- a CDS encoding excinuclease ABC subunit A; the protein is MTDLNTIRVIGARTHNLKNITVEIPREKLVVITGLSGSGKSSLAFDTIFAEGQRRYVESLSSYARQFLGQMDKPDVDAIEGLSPAVSIDQKGTNRNPRSTVGTITEIYDYLRLLFARVGVPHCPECGREVFKQTSDEIIAQIEKFPNGTRLLILAPVVRARKGTYQVVLDEIRKGGFVRVRIDGTIYSLDEEITLDRYKKHTIEAVVDRIVIRAAESDEEAAQNRTRLADSVETALKVGEGYMTVCDLTQEPPVDHAFSEFLACPVHGISIPEIEPSSFSFNTPNGACPECQGLGFKQEIDPDLIVPDRSLSLQDGAIRVLEWHAGSNGDMSYTWQELQAVAAAYAFDLTTPFGKLTKEQQNVILFGSKARKIKMQFSGRNNRVSSIEAPFEGVIPNLERRFRETNSEWIRTRIADFMAVRPCPHCGGKRLCPSSLAVTVKNTNIIEVTEQNVAESYRWISEIEKDHEMFSDREHQIADKIFKEIHNRLEFLVNVGLDYLTLDRSAGTLSGGEAQRIRLATQIGSRLMGVLYVLDEPSIGLHPRDNDKLLMTLKQLRDQGNTVLVVEHDADTIEAADWIVDIGPGAGVNGGNVVASGPLTSILAHEDSLTADYITGRKVVPVPARLREGHGKSLWIIGAAENNLKNIDVEIPLGKLVCITGSSGSGKSTLMNDILYNVLARDLNHAKTTPGKFKKIEGISYLDKVIDIDQSPIGRTPRSNPGTYTGVFDEIRKLFAGLPESNLRGYSAGRFSFNVHGGRCEACEGQGVTKIEMHFLPDIFVECDVCHGKRFNNETLQVKYKGKNIADVLDMTIDEGIEFFDAFEPIRNKLRVLQEVGLGYIRIGQAGTTLSGGEAQRVKLAKELSKRATGRTLYVLDEPSVGLHAADVHRLVDVLDQLVDAGNSVLIIEHNLDIIKVADYIIDLGPEGGVRGGEVVATGTPDEVAAVERSYTGQYLRETLRKTRELMKANAR